GTCCGTCGCGTTCGTGCGGCTGGGCACCGCGGGGATGAGCCCGGCGAGTGCGGCGGATACGCCGGTGCCGCCGGGCGGGCGCATGCTGATCGATTCCGGGCGGCTCGTGAGCGAGGCGAGCGCCGTGCTCGCCTCGGGCGCCGGCACGGTCTATTTCACCCGCGGCGACGGCTCGGTCTACTGACATGTCGGGCAGTGTTTCGAGCGCGCCCGGCACGCTGAGCGAGGCGCAGAAGGTCGATGTGCGGCGGTTCTGCGGCTATCCGGCCTATGGCGCCGGGGCGGCGGGATTCCAGTCCTGGCGGTTCTTCCAGGCCTACGGCACGCTTGAATACCGGATGAACAACCTGGCGGCGGAAGAGGTGGCGGTGGTGGTGAACTACCTTGCCACCCTCGCCGCGCTGGAGGTCGCGATTCCGGAGGCGAGCGGCAATCTCGATACCGAGGCGGCGGCCGGCTGGCAGCACAACGCCAACGAGGTGCGCGACCGTGCCGCCCTGTTCGACCAGTGGCGGCGGCGACTGTGCGGGTTTCTCGGCCTGCCGCCGGGGCCGGCGCTCGGCCCCTCGGATGGCATCACCCTGATCGTTTGAGGTCTTCATGGATGGAACGCGGCTGGCGGACCGGATCGCCTTCGGCGGCGGCATGGCCGCGCGCAAGGCGGGCGTGATCTGCGACGCCTACCGGCCGCGCGACGGGGCGTGCCCGATCGTCGCGGCGAACCGGCTGGTGCGGCTGGGCGTGCTGGTGTTGCCGGTCTCGGGCTCGGTGCGCGGGCCGGCGCCGCTCGGCCTGCCCTATCGGCAACTCGTGCTGGACCAAGCCTATGTGCGCGCCGGGGATTATGTCGCAGGGCCGGCGGGGACGTTTCTCGTGGTGAACAACGAGCCGCCGGCGCCGGTGCTGGGGGCGCGCTGCAACGAGACGCTGTCGATCTGGCGGCCGGCGGCGCAGGCGGTGCCGGGGATCAATCCCTATGGGGCGATTCTCGGCGCCGGGGCGCGCGGCGTGCTGGCCGGATTTCCGGCGGCGCTGCTGCCGGCGCGGGGCGGGACCCATGCCGAGGCCGGGCTGCCGGACGACACGCGCGCGCCGGGCTACATCGCCGCGGTGGCGGCGGTGGAGGGGCTGGCGCCGGACGTGGCGGATGTGGTGCGCGATGCGCGCGGGCGGCAGTTCGTGATCGACCAGGCGGAGCTGTTCGGCGGGATCTGGCGGCTCGCGCTTTCGGCGAGCATCGTCTGATGGCGGGGCAGCAGGATGTCGAGAACGCGATCGTCTCGCTGATCGCGACGGCTTCCTATCCGGCGGGAACGGCGGCGGCATCGGCGATCGCCGGGCCGGACGGGATGGTGACGTGCCGGGTCTATCGCGGCATGCCGAACGCGCCGGCGCTGGAGGCGGATCTCGCGCGGGGCGTGATGCACGCCACCGTGTTCGCCGAGCCGGGCGGTGTGCGCAACGTGACGCGCTATCCGCGCGAATGGATCGAGATGGCACCGGTGCCGGCGACGCTGTCGGTCAGCGTCGCGGGAATGGCGGCGACGTTCACGGGGCAATGCGCGGCCGGGCAGCTCGCCGGCATCGCCGTCGATGGCGCGATCTTTCCCTATGCGGTGCAGGCGCGCGACACGCCGGCGAGTGTGGCGAGCAATCTCGCCGCTCTGCTGCGCGCGGCGGGGTGGCTGGTGAATTACGCGGGGACGACGCTGAGCGTGCCGGCGGCGCACGGGCTGATCGCCCGCGTCGTGGCTGGGGGTGTCGCGCTGCGGGAGATCAAGCGCCAGGTGCAGCCGTTCCGGATTTCGCTGTGGTGCCCGGACCCGCTGACGCGGGACGCGGCGACGGCGGTGATCGACCCCGCGCTGGCGGCGCCGCAGTTCATCGGCCTCGCCGATGGCGCGGCGGCGCGGCTGCGCTTTGTGGGCACCGAGACCACGGACAGGTCGATCGATGCCGGGCTGTACCGGCGGGACCTCATTTACGACGCGGAATATCCGACGACCGAGGCGATGACGACGCCGGCCATGCTGTTCGGGGTCGGCGGGATCGCGGCGGGCGGCGCGTTCATCGCCGGCATGACCGGCTGAAGGAGAGACGATGAAGATCAAACTGGTGGTGGTGAAGCCGTTCGAGGGCTTCAGGCGGGGCGACACGATTACCGACGCGGCGAAGATCGACGCCGTGCTGGCGTCCGCCCAGGCCGGGTCGGTCGTGCGGGTTGTGGCGGAGGGCTGAGGCATGCCGATATCGCAGGCAGGCGCGCTGAACACGACGGCGCTGATCGTTCCCGACCTCTATGTGCAGATCGTGCCGCCGCAGACGCTGCTGCTCAACGGCGTGCCGACCGATGTGCTCGGCGTGGTCGGCTCGGCATCGTGGGGGCCGGTGGGCGAGCCGATGATCGTCGGCTCGATGGGCGACTATGCCGCATCCTTCGGGCCGGTGATGGCGCGGCAATACGACATGGGCACGGCGGTGGCCGTGGCGGTGCAGCAGGGGGCGTCGAATTTCCGCTGCGTGCGGGTGAGCGACGGCACCGATGCCGCGGCCTCGGTTTCCATTCTCGGCGCGCTGACGCTGACGGCGCTCCATACCGGATCGCTCGGCAACGCGATCACGGTGACGGTTTCGGCCGGGTCGGCGGCGAACAGCTGGCGGCTGACCGTGGCGCTGCCGGGGCGCACGCCGGAGGTGTTCGACAACATCGCCGGCACCGGAGCCGCGTTCTGGCAGGCGGCGGCGAATGCGGTGAATGCCGGGACGGGGCCGCTGCGCGGCGCCTCCGAGCTGGTGGTGGCGAGTGCCGGCACGTTGTCGACCCCGCCGGTGACGGGGGTCTATCCGTTCGCGGCCGGCACGCCGGGCAGCGACGGCGCCGGCGGGCTGACCGCCGCCTCGCTCGTGGGCCAAGACACGCTGCCGCGGAGCGGGATGTATGCGCTGCGCGGGCAGGGCTGCGGGATCGCGGTGCTGGCCGATCTCGACGATCCGACGCAGTGGAGCCCGACCGTCGCCTTCGGCCTCGAGGAAGGCTGCTACATGATCCTGGCCGGGCCGCCGGGCGACACGATCGCCAATGCGGTGTCGGCGAAGCGGACGGCGGGGATCGATTCCTATGCTGCCAAGGTGATGTTCGGCGACTGGATCTGGTGGTACGACCAGGCGAACGGGATGACCCGGCTGGTGTCGCCGCAGGGTTTCGTGGCCGGGCGGCTCGCCAATCTCTCGCCGGAACAGAGCTCGCTGAACAAGCCGCTCTATGGCGTCGTCGGCAGCCAGAAATCGGGGCGCGCCGCATCCGGCACCACCAGCACCTATTCGTCGGCCGATCTGTCGGCGCTGATGTCGGCCGGGATCGACGTGATCGCCAATCCGCAGCCGGGCGGGGCGTTCTGGGGCGTGCGCGGCGGGTTCAACGCTTCGTCCGACAGTGCGACCAACGGGGACAACTACACCCGCATGACCAACTACATCGCCGCCACCCTGTCGGCGGGGATGGGGCAGTATGTCGGCCAGCTGGTGAACGAGACGCTGTTCCGCCGCATCCGCGGCACGCTGCTGGCCTTCCTGAACACGATGCTCGGCCAGGGCATGCTCGGCACCACCAACGGGGCTTTGCCCTTCGCGGTGGTGTGCGATGCCTCGAACAATCCGCCTTCGCGCACCGGGCTTGGCTATGTGCAGGCCGATGTGCAGGTGCAGTACCAGGCGATCAACGAGCGGTTCATCGTCAATGTCGAGGGCGGGCAGACCGTGCAGGTCAGCCAGCAGACCCTGCCCCAGGGCACGGTGTGAGGTAGCAGATGCCATACAACACGTTTACCGTTGGCAATGATTGCCAGCTCGTCGTCATGGGGCCGTTCGGCCGGGTCGATCTTGCCCATGTGACCGGATTCGAGGTGAGCCAGGTGACGCAGAGCGTGCGCGTCGACCGGCTCGACGGGGTGCAGCTCGGCGCCGAACTGCCGAGGGGATGGCAGGGAAGTTTCCTGCTCGACCGCGGCACCTCGGCGGCCGACGATTTCATGGCGCAGATCGAGCAGGCCTATCTGTCGGGGCAGGCGATCCCGCCGGGAACGCTCTATCAATATGTGAATGAAACTGACGGATCGACCTCGACCTACCAGTTCGATGGGGTCGTGTTCAAGCTCAGCTCGGCGGGCGTGTATCGCGGCGACATGCCGGTGGCGCAGAAGCTCGACTTCTTCGCCTCGACGCGCAGGCGCGTATGAGCGGCGGCGCGGTGGAGGACGCGCGCGGGCGGGTGCTCGCGTTGCGGCCGCTGACGATGCTCGACCGGCTGCGCCTGTTCAAGGCGCTCGGGCCGGAGCTGTCGATGAACGAGGCGTATCTCGGCGTCGCCTCGCTGGCGGCGTCGGTCAGCGCGATCGATGGCGTGCCGCTGCCGTTTCCGGCGAGCGAGGCGGCGGTGGAAAACGCCGTCGAGCGGCTCGGCGAGGCGGGCATCGAGGCGGCGGCGGCGGCGTTGCAGCCGGAGGATGCCGATACGGTGAAGGCGCTCGCGGGAAACTGAGCCGGCACCCCGCGCTGATCGACTGTCTCTACCTGGTCGGGCGCGGGGTGCCGTTCGAGGTGGCCTTCACGCTCGGCGAGGCGGAGCGGATCGCGTTCGTCGTCGCGTGCGGGGAGCTGGACGGGCTGACATTCGACTGGAAGGCGATGGCGTGGGTGCAGGTGTGAGATGGCGCGACGGTGCGGGGGCGCGGTTCGCCGGGCTGGCGCGGGGCGGGTTCGGGCGGATCGCGCCCCGCCGGCTGCGCTCGGTGGCGCGGAGAATGCGGCGGGCGGTGACGTCCGCCATGCAGGCGGCGCCTGGGGCGTTTCCGACAAGTCGTCCTCGGGACGGTGCGGCCGTGATGTTGCGGGGTGGATGGCATCATGCCGTGCGGCTTTCAACGGAACGGATGCGGCACGCATGGCACGTGCGGCATCATCCGTCGCCGCGCGCCAGCCTGCGGGTTGCGGCTGTGACGGGGCGGCGCGTGGCGCACGGCTTCGGGCCGGAGATCCGGCTGGCGGGCGCGCATTTGCCGGCGCGGCGGACCCCGATGGAACGGTCGAGGCGGGTGGTGGCGCGGGACGTGCCGCTGATCCACACCGCCCTGCGCGCCGGGGCTCCGGCGATGGCGGCTTCGCGCCGCGTGGTGGCCCCGCATGTGGCGTCAGGTCGCTCCGGGCCGCATGCCTGGAATGGGGCTCATGTTTCGTCCGCAGCGTCGGCGCGACCGGTGGCGCCGGTCGTGCCGGGGCGGGCGGTCGGTGCGGAGGCAACGGGGCTGGCGGCGGCGGCGGTGCGGCCGGAGACGCGGTTCGCGGCGCCGGAGCGGATGGATCTCGGCCGCTGGCTCGGCGGGTTGTTCGGCGACGAGGCGCGGCGGCCGCCTTCGGGCGTGACCGGATACGACACGCGCATGTCGCCGGTGTTCCCGGGCCGCAAGCCGGGATTCTGAAAGCGGGAGGCGGAAGATGGCGGCGATCATGGTGACGCTGGGCGGCGTTGCCTTCCGGGATTTCGAGGTGCCGCAGGCGATCGAGTTCGGCGGCTGCCAGCGGCTGGCGGTGCATGAGTTGCCGGGCGGCGGCCGCGTGATCGACACGCTCGGCGCGGCGGCGGGGATCATCCGTTTCGCGGGCACTTTCTCCGGCCCCGATGCCGAGGCGCGGGCGCAACTGCTCGATGTGGCGCGGGCGGCGGGGGCGACCCTGCCGCTGGCCTGGAGCGGCTTCGCCTTTGAGGTGGTGATCGCGGATTTCGTCGCGGTTTACGAGAAACCCTGGTGGATTCCGTTCTCGATCGAGCTGGTCGAGGCGCAGAACCTGGTGACGGCGGTGCCGGACGCGCTGGCGCAGGCGGGGCTCGATCTCGTCAGCGCCGGTGGCCTGGCCGGGCTGGCGGGACTTTCGCTCGGCTCCGTAACGGTGACGGCGCCCGGGAGCATTGCCGCGGCGCAGGGGGTTGTGGG
This genomic interval from Acidiphilium multivorum AIU301 contains the following:
- a CDS encoding tail protein; translation: MPISQAGALNTTALIVPDLYVQIVPPQTLLLNGVPTDVLGVVGSASWGPVGEPMIVGSMGDYAASFGPVMARQYDMGTAVAVAVQQGASNFRCVRVSDGTDAAASVSILGALTLTALHTGSLGNAITVTVSAGSAANSWRLTVALPGRTPEVFDNIAGTGAAFWQAAANAVNAGTGPLRGASELVVASAGTLSTPPVTGVYPFAAGTPGSDGAGGLTAASLVGQDTLPRSGMYALRGQGCGIAVLADLDDPTQWSPTVAFGLEEGCYMILAGPPGDTIANAVSAKRTAGIDSYAAKVMFGDWIWWYDQANGMTRLVSPQGFVAGRLANLSPEQSSLNKPLYGVVGSQKSGRAASGTTSTYSSADLSALMSAGIDVIANPQPGGAFWGVRGGFNASSDSATNGDNYTRMTNYIAATLSAGMGQYVGQLVNETLFRRIRGTLLAFLNTMLGQGMLGTTNGALPFAVVCDASNNPPSRTGLGYVQADVQVQYQAINERFIVNVEGGQTVQVSQQTLPQGTV